The region GTACATCCCGCGACCTCCCGCTCATGCCCGGCCGGTGGTCGGCCGGTGGCGGCCGGGCCCTTCGGCCGGACCGGGACCGCCGCACCGAGCACGACTCCTCGGCGAGCCACGTCTGCTTCCCGACATCCTCACAGCCCCGCCGCGACTCCGCCCGGTCGCGACGGCGACAGCCCGCCGGGCGTCGCGGCACCCGGCGGGCTGGGCTGCACGGCGGTGGTCACGCCGAGGGCGGCAGCACGCCCCCGCGCAGCTCCCAGCGCCTGGTGACGACGTTGCGGACCCAGTGCAGCTCGGCTTCCTGCTCCCACGGCCGCAGCGACGCGTGGTACTGGTCCCACAACCGGTTCTGGGTGGCGATGAAGCGGCGGAAGGCGCCCCGCCTGCGCTGCGGGGTCGGCGTGAGCGTGTTCATGGCGGTCACCCCTCGGAGGTGCTGGTGGCTCTGGGTTCTGTTTCGTGAGCGGCGTCAGCCGCTTGCGGTGTGGGCCTCAGCTCGTTCCGCCACCCGCCCCGCTAGGCAGACCACTTCAGGAGCATTTCTGGGCGGCCGGCTCATGGCACTCAGTGTGCGAGGCACCAAATCCCGCCAACAGTGGCGCTCACGCCGTTGTGCTGCAAAATCCTGCCAGCTACCGTTGGGGGCATGCTGCGATCCGTCTCGGCGGTCGTGATGCAGGGTGTCGCCCCCTTCGAGCTGGGCGTGATCTGCGAGGTCTTCGGCGTCGACCGCACCGGTGACGGCGTGCCGCCGTTCGACTTCCGCATCTGCGGCGAAAGCGCCGGAGAGCCCGTGCGCACAACGACCGGCATGAGCGTCGTTCCCGACCACGGGTTCGAAGGCCTGCGGGGTGCCGACGTGGTGGCCGTGCCCGCGGGCACCCTGCGCGACACCTATCCGCCCCGCCTGCTCGACGCGCTGCGCGACGCCGCGGCCGACGGCGCCACGCTGCTCTCGGTCTGCACGGGCGCGTTCGTGCTCGGCGCGGCCGGACTGCTCGACGGGCGCCGCTGCACGACGCACTGGTACCAGGCCGACGCGTTCCGGCGCCGGTTCCCGGCGGCCCTGCTCGACCCGGACGTGCTCTACGTCGACGACGGCGACATCGTGACCAGCGCGGGCACCGCGGCGGGCATCGACGCGTGCCTGCACCTGGTGCGCCGCGAGCTCGGCTCCCGGATCACCGGCCGGATCGCGCGCCGCATGGTGGTGCCGCCGCAGCGCGACGGCGGGCAGCGCCAGTTCATCGACGTGCCCACGCCGGAGCACCCCGGCGACAGCCTGCAACCGCTGCTGGACTGGATGGGCGACCGGCTCGCCGAGGACCACACCGTGGCCGACCTGGCGCGGCAGGCGCGCATGTCCGAGCGCACCTTCGCCCGGCGCTTCGTCGCCGAGACCGGCACCACGCCGAGCCGCTGGCTGGCGACCCAGCGCGTGCTCTACGCCCGGCGGCTGCTGGAGGACACCCAGCACGGCATCGAGCAGATCGCCCGCGACTGCGGCTTCGGCACCGCCGCGCTGCTGCGCCACCACTTCCGCCGCGTCGTCGGGGTCACCCCGACCGACTACCGGCGCACGTTCTCCCAGAAGCGCGCCGCCGCTTGATCGTCCACTGAGGACTAGTACCGGGCTTCCGAAAACGGCTTGCCCGCTCGTGCCCCGGCCGCTAACGTCCGGCTCGTGGGTACGCCGATCAGCGACAGGTCCTGAGCGAGCCCACCGGCGTCCGCGCCGGTGGGCGACTTCGGCCTACCCGGAAAACCCGGCTTCGCCGACCTCGCTCGCAGAACTGCCCACTTCTCGGGGCGCTTGCCCCCTCCTCTGAACCGGCGGCCTGATACCGCCGCGCGCCCACACGGGCTCGGCGGACGCCTCGCGCCGCGCGGACGAGCGGGTCGCGCGGCGCGTCGATGCCGAGGATCTTCCGGACCGGCCGACAGCACCACTCGCATTCGACGGGGATGGCGACTCCCTATTCCTCATCTCCGGATGGTCATCGGAAGGAAGATTCAAGTGCACAA is a window of Saccharopolyspora erythraea NRRL 2338 DNA encoding:
- a CDS encoding GlxA family transcriptional regulator; amino-acid sequence: MLRSVSAVVMQGVAPFELGVICEVFGVDRTGDGVPPFDFRICGESAGEPVRTTTGMSVVPDHGFEGLRGADVVAVPAGTLRDTYPPRLLDALRDAAADGATLLSVCTGAFVLGAAGLLDGRRCTTHWYQADAFRRRFPAALLDPDVLYVDDGDIVTSAGTAAGIDACLHLVRRELGSRITGRIARRMVVPPQRDGGQRQFIDVPTPEHPGDSLQPLLDWMGDRLAEDHTVADLARQARMSERTFARRFVAETGTTPSRWLATQRVLYARRLLEDTQHGIEQIARDCGFGTAALLRHHFRRVVGVTPTDYRRTFSQKRAAA